The Chryseolinea soli genome contains a region encoding:
- a CDS encoding amidohydrolase family protein, translating to MKTLLALLLGVLITLITQAQQLVDSHQREIVIRHVNVVPMDKEQVLVNQTVVIKNGTITALSPNAKYSKDALVVDAKGKYLMPGLAEMHAHVPPIDDLEPMKDVLFLFAANGITTIRGMLGHPKHLVLRDMVNSGEVLGPHFYTTGPSFNGLSVKTPEAAEAMVRSQQKDGYDFLKLHPGLNRETFPAIVSTAKEVGIPFVGHVSYGVGIWRAIDADYSTIDHLDGFVEGLVPGIDTIPETHAGLFALYIAPRADTTQIPRLTKGLKDHHIWVVPTQSLAERWFAPAFTVEKFKGDPENKYLKPETINSWIEAKNNLLNNPRYSAAGVDQLISLRRRIIRDCHNAGVGLLLGSDAPQVFNVPGFSAHNELRYIVKSGLSPYEALKTGTVNVATYLNLPNSGVIKQGAIADLVLISGNPLKDISQTRNVEGVMLNGRWLSKEYIEAGLKKLVK from the coding sequence ATGAAAACACTCCTCGCCCTACTCCTTGGTGTGCTCATCACCCTCATCACCCAAGCCCAACAACTCGTCGACTCCCACCAACGCGAGATCGTCATCCGCCACGTGAACGTAGTGCCGATGGACAAAGAACAAGTGTTGGTAAATCAAACCGTAGTCATCAAGAACGGCACCATCACCGCGCTGAGCCCCAACGCGAAATACAGCAAAGACGCCCTCGTGGTCGATGCCAAAGGCAAATACCTCATGCCCGGTCTGGCCGAAATGCACGCCCACGTGCCTCCCATCGACGACCTGGAACCGATGAAGGATGTGCTCTTCTTGTTTGCCGCCAACGGTATCACTACCATCCGCGGCATGCTGGGCCATCCCAAACACCTTGTTCTTCGCGATATGGTCAACAGCGGCGAAGTGCTGGGCCCTCATTTTTACACGACCGGACCTTCCTTCAACGGCCTCTCCGTCAAGACACCCGAGGCTGCCGAAGCCATGGTACGCAGCCAGCAGAAAGACGGCTATGATTTTCTAAAGCTTCACCCGGGGCTTAACCGGGAGACTTTCCCGGCGATCGTGTCTACAGCCAAAGAGGTGGGCATTCCGTTCGTAGGCCACGTGTCGTATGGCGTGGGCATCTGGCGCGCCATTGACGCCGACTACTCCACGATCGATCACCTCGACGGTTTTGTGGAAGGTCTTGTCCCCGGCATCGACACCATTCCCGAAACACACGCCGGATTGTTTGCGCTATACATTGCTCCCCGCGCCGACACCACCCAAATCCCGCGGCTCACAAAAGGATTGAAAGATCATCACATCTGGGTAGTCCCCACACAGTCGCTCGCCGAGCGTTGGTTTGCGCCGGCGTTTACCGTGGAGAAATTCAAAGGCGATCCCGAAAACAAATATTTGAAACCGGAAACGATCAACAGTTGGATCGAAGCCAAGAACAATTTGCTCAACAACCCGCGCTATAGTGCGGCAGGCGTGGATCAGCTCATATCGCTGCGGCGACGTATCATTCGTGATTGTCATAACGCCGGCGTGGGGTTGCTGCTGGGAAGTGACGCACCACAGGTTTTTAATGTGCCCGGATTCTCCGCACACAACGAGCTTCGTTATATTGTCAAAAGTGGTCTTTCGCCGTATGAGGCGTTGAAGACAGGCACGGTGAATGTGGCGACCTACCTGAACCTGCCCAATTCCGGTGTGATCAAGCAAGGTGCGATCGCCGATCTTGTGTTGATCAGCGGCAATCCATTGAAAGATATTTCACAAACCCGAAATGTAGAAGGCGTTATGTTGAACGGGCGATGGCTGTCGAAAGAGTATATCGAGGCAGGATTGAAGAAGCTTGTGAAATGA
- a CDS encoding gamma-glutamyltransferase family protein translates to MKKIAYYLVVVTLCATMQTNAQSFNARPGGTQKPVLHGSHWMAITGKPLAATAGAMTFQKGGNAVDAACAMLAATCTMWDVLSWGGETQALIYNPKTGKVIGINALGVAPTGATPEFFKGKGMNYPPEYGPLAAVTPGTPGGLCTMLAEYGTMSLKDVLAPAMTLAEGYPIEAQTANSMERGKDRIKEWPYSKAVFLPHLGQEREAPAAGEIFRQADLLETLKKMVDAEQQALKKGKTRKEAIYAAYDRFYKGDIAKEFVRGAQEQGGLITTNDLANWKVKTEEPLKVNYKGIDVYKLSQWTQGPALLQSLNILENFDLKAMGFNSTRYIHTLYQTMNLAFADRDFYYGDPAVAPEEPIQGLLSKAYAKERAKSIRWDKNDAKAGPGDPYPFEGKINPYQDYLKQWGQANLNKPVSPLDDRYLEQFLLGTTSVEAADKEGWVVSITPSGGWLPACIAGKTGVGMSQRMQSFVTDPKLNPFNVVAPGKQPRVTLTPTMALKDGKPYLSFAVQGGDSQDQNLLQFFLNVVEFGMNVQEAAEAPNINTYQMYLSLGGEDRKPKPGAILLQSATPEFTRKELFEMGYKLSFDDRTSGPINAIYIDWTHGSFWGGSSNHGEDYGIGW, encoded by the coding sequence ATGAAAAAGATCGCTTACTACCTGGTTGTCGTAACGCTCTGTGCGACAATGCAGACAAACGCCCAAAGCTTTAATGCGCGCCCGGGCGGAACACAAAAACCGGTGTTGCATGGCAGCCATTGGATGGCCATCACCGGCAAGCCGCTGGCCGCTACGGCCGGCGCCATGACCTTTCAGAAAGGCGGCAACGCCGTCGATGCGGCCTGCGCCATGCTGGCCGCCACCTGCACCATGTGGGACGTGCTGAGCTGGGGTGGAGAAACACAGGCCCTCATCTATAATCCCAAGACCGGCAAAGTGATCGGCATCAATGCACTGGGTGTTGCTCCCACCGGTGCCACACCCGAGTTCTTCAAAGGCAAGGGCATGAACTATCCTCCCGAATACGGACCCCTCGCCGCCGTGACCCCCGGCACCCCCGGTGGGCTCTGCACCATGCTGGCCGAATACGGCACCATGAGCCTGAAGGACGTCCTCGCTCCCGCGATGACCCTGGCCGAAGGCTATCCCATCGAAGCCCAGACCGCCAACAGCATGGAGCGCGGCAAAGACCGCATCAAAGAGTGGCCCTATTCGAAAGCCGTCTTCCTCCCACACCTGGGCCAGGAACGCGAAGCCCCCGCCGCCGGCGAGATCTTCCGCCAAGCCGACCTGCTGGAGACCCTCAAGAAAATGGTGGACGCCGAACAACAAGCATTGAAAAAAGGTAAGACCCGGAAGGAAGCCATCTATGCTGCCTACGACCGCTTCTATAAAGGCGACATCGCCAAAGAATTCGTGCGCGGTGCACAAGAACAAGGCGGCCTCATCACCACGAATGACCTGGCCAACTGGAAAGTGAAAACCGAAGAGCCGCTGAAAGTAAACTACAAGGGCATCGACGTCTACAAACTCTCGCAGTGGACGCAAGGCCCTGCCCTGTTGCAGTCGCTGAACATCCTGGAGAACTTCGACCTGAAGGCGATGGGCTTCAACTCCACGCGTTACATCCACACGCTCTATCAAACCATGAACCTGGCCTTTGCCGATCGTGACTTTTATTACGGCGATCCGGCCGTAGCCCCCGAAGAGCCCATCCAAGGCCTGCTCTCGAAAGCCTACGCCAAGGAGCGCGCCAAGTCCATTCGCTGGGACAAGAACGACGCCAAGGCCGGCCCCGGCGACCCCTACCCTTTCGAAGGCAAGATCAATCCCTACCAAGACTATTTGAAGCAATGGGGACAAGCCAACCTCAACAAACCCGTATCGCCTTTGGACGATCGCTATCTCGAACAATTCTTGTTGGGCACCACCTCGGTGGAAGCCGCCGACAAAGAAGGTTGGGTAGTGTCGATCACGCCTAGCGGCGGATGGTTGCCGGCGTGTATCGCAGGCAAGACCGGCGTGGGCATGAGCCAACGCATGCAAAGCTTTGTGACCGACCCGAAACTGAATCCCTTCAACGTAGTGGCACCCGGCAAACAACCCCGCGTGACGCTTACGCCGACGATGGCCTTGAAAGATGGCAAGCCCTACTTGTCGTTTGCTGTGCAGGGTGGCGATTCCCAGGATCAGAATCTTTTGCAGTTCTTTCTCAACGTTGTCGAGTTTGGAATGAATGTGCAAGAAGCTGCAGAGGCACCGAACATCAACACCTATCAAATGTATCTCTCGCTTGGCGGCGAAGATCGTAAGCCAAAGCCGGGCGCGATATTGCTGCAGTCGGCTACGCCGGAGTTTACACGGAAGGAATTATTTGAGATGGGATATAAACTTTCTTTTGATGACCGTACTTCGGGGCCTATCAATGCGATCTATATCGACTGGACGCATGGAAGCTTTTGGGGTGGGTCGAGCAATCATGGTGAGGACTACGGCATCGGCTGGTAA
- a CDS encoding aldo/keto reductase, producing the protein MMQYNPLGTSDLSVSEVSFGCMSLGSDDAANAQLLHRAHDEGINYFDTADIYHKGQNEITVGKALAGRRDKVIIATKAGNVWRADGSGLDWNPSKEHILKSAEQSLKRLRTDYIDLYQLHGGTILDPIDETIEAFEILVSHGKIRYYGISSIRPNVIREYVERSNIVSVMMQYSLLDRRPEEECLELLHKNSISVLVRGSLASGLLIDKPAKSYLNYPEQDVTKLVQAMKNVSQSKRSLTEIALNFALAPDAVASAVVGMRTEKQLNDVLEAASTLPLTARELDALQVIPVNTYQDHR; encoded by the coding sequence ATGATGCAATACAATCCACTCGGCACATCCGACCTCAGCGTGAGCGAAGTAAGCTTTGGCTGCATGTCGTTAGGGAGCGACGATGCTGCCAATGCGCAGCTTCTTCATCGGGCACACGATGAAGGGATCAACTATTTCGACACGGCGGATATTTATCACAAAGGTCAGAACGAGATCACCGTTGGCAAAGCGCTCGCCGGCCGCCGCGATAAAGTGATCATCGCTACGAAAGCAGGAAATGTGTGGAGAGCCGATGGCAGCGGACTGGACTGGAATCCTTCGAAGGAACATATTCTTAAATCGGCCGAGCAAAGTTTAAAGCGGTTGCGCACCGATTATATCGATCTCTATCAACTTCACGGCGGCACCATCCTCGATCCGATCGATGAAACCATTGAAGCATTTGAGATCCTGGTCTCCCACGGAAAGATCCGCTACTACGGGATCTCGTCCATCCGCCCGAATGTGATCCGCGAATATGTGGAGCGGTCTAATATCGTGAGCGTGATGATGCAGTATAGTTTGCTGGACCGGCGACCGGAAGAAGAATGCCTGGAGTTGTTGCATAAGAATTCCATCAGTGTGTTGGTGCGGGGAAGCCTGGCCAGCGGACTGCTGATCGATAAGCCGGCAAAATCATATCTCAATTATCCAGAACAGGATGTGACAAAGCTCGTGCAGGCGATGAAAAACGTGAGTCAATCGAAACGGTCGCTTACTGAAATTGCGTTAAACTTCGCGCTGGCTCCGGATGCGGTTGCTTCGGCGGTTGTGGGAATGCGAACGGAGAAGCAATTGAACGATGTCTTGGAAGCGGCTTCAACCCTTCCGCTTACGGCGCGTGAGTTGGATGCGTTGCAGGTGATTCCGGTGAATACTTATCAGGATCATCGTTGA
- a CDS encoding acyl-CoA thioesterase, which yields MSAENPFAHPLTVTPADIDEMGHVNNVVYVRWVQEVAAAHWHALASAELKAKYAWVVLRHEIDYKNPAFLNDEVTGYTWVGEHHGARFDRYVTIKARGKTLAEAKTTWCLLDAKAMRPTRVSDDITTLL from the coding sequence ATGTCCGCCGAAAATCCCTTTGCCCACCCGCTCACCGTCACCCCCGCCGACATCGACGAGATGGGCCATGTGAACAACGTAGTCTATGTACGCTGGGTCCAGGAAGTTGCCGCCGCCCATTGGCACGCGCTCGCATCCGCGGAACTGAAAGCCAAATACGCCTGGGTAGTCTTACGCCACGAGATCGACTACAAAAATCCCGCCTTCCTGAACGACGAGGTGACCGGCTACACCTGGGTCGGCGAACACCACGGCGCCCGCTTCGACCGCTACGTCACCATCAAAGCCCGCGGCAAAACCCTGGCCGAAGCCAAAACCACCTGGTGCCTACTGGACGCCAAAGCCATGCGCCCCACCCGAGTATCCGACGACATCACCACGTTGCTCTAA